A DNA window from Paenibacillus andongensis contains the following coding sequences:
- a CDS encoding Gfo/Idh/MocA family protein: MKKRIGLIGLGDIAQKVYLPLLSINEQVEIAGVMSQAPATVERMQAKYRIPYGTTNLDELLSHELDAVFVHSPTSTHYDMVMKSIEQGVAVYVDKPLSYDWAQSTQMASYAERKGVLLAAGFNRRFAPLYIEAKQWLQEAGGFDWCSAVKHRIKQQGHSAKETLYDDLIHMLDLLLWLGESPYEVSTYNQQVDEAGRLLHASGTLAFGSSLGNYSMVRLAGIDLEKVELHGSGRSVEVTNLESAVFYEKGAAPRVRSFGSWDTVLERRGFAGVVQHFLNSLDNPNACSIRGDLVLESHQLVERLSV, encoded by the coding sequence ATGAAGAAAAGAATTGGATTAATTGGTCTAGGTGATATCGCACAAAAAGTGTATCTGCCTCTTTTATCAATCAACGAGCAAGTGGAAATTGCAGGAGTTATGAGCCAGGCCCCGGCGACGGTAGAACGGATGCAGGCAAAGTATCGCATTCCTTACGGGACAACGAATTTAGATGAGCTTCTTTCACATGAGCTGGATGCTGTTTTCGTACATAGTCCTACATCTACCCATTATGATATGGTGATGAAAAGTATAGAACAGGGTGTAGCTGTTTATGTAGATAAACCGTTATCCTACGATTGGGCACAATCCACCCAGATGGCTTCTTATGCGGAGCGAAAAGGCGTTTTGCTGGCAGCGGGGTTTAACCGCAGATTTGCTCCCCTTTATATCGAGGCTAAGCAATGGCTGCAGGAGGCAGGCGGCTTCGATTGGTGTTCAGCCGTCAAGCACCGTATCAAGCAGCAAGGTCATAGCGCCAAAGAGACGTTGTATGATGACCTGATTCACATGCTGGACCTATTGTTATGGCTTGGAGAGAGTCCGTATGAAGTGAGTACATACAATCAACAAGTCGATGAAGCAGGCAGATTGCTCCACGCGTCAGGGACGTTGGCATTCGGCTCTTCACTAGGCAATTACAGTATGGTTAGGCTTGCTGGTATTGATTTGGAAAAAGTGGAGTTGCACGGCAGCGGCCGATCGGTAGAAGTAACGAACCTGGAGTCAGCCGTTTTTTATGAAAAAGGTGCCGCGCCGCGCGTACGCTCCTTCGGCAGCTGGGACACGGTGCTTGAAAGACGGGGCTTTGCTGGTGTCGTTCAGCATTTCCTGAACAGCTTGGACAATCCGAATGCTTGCAGCATCCGTGGAGACCTTGTTCTCGAGTCGCATCAATTAGTGGAACGATTGTCTGTATAG
- a CDS encoding MFS transporter has product MVMKIAGYLRKPRKKVSSYRRSLLIATLEGFPAVIIFQLLGGPFLTGYLLYLGATSTEIGLVLAITTVVNIIQIGMAVVMQKFRNRKRMLLIFASSHRLLWTSVGLIPFLFPKDLWVVMYIVLYTAAHLGNAAGGIVWTSLISDAVPGPVRGRYFGLRNTILGGVSSLALFIGGQILDRYPGGQGFNYLFIICSVCVVLNILAFGLYPNPPFEPSTASNPVGMIGKPLKDRAFLKAILFLALFLFVQGVTVPLFSYVMLKLMKINYETVSLITVVHTVVMMASYYVWGNLNVRYSAQTLLLWSLPIIALACLLWGAIAFIPAVVVLYAVHIVLGVGLGGFNQMVFTFTIGDTPKSERPMYIATYSAITGFAAFLGPIFGGKVYALITDTPMWVQIYGVSTLVGAVLLVLGLVVGRMVLGKQMRSEAL; this is encoded by the coding sequence ATGGTAATGAAAATTGCGGGTTATTTACGTAAACCAAGGAAGAAAGTATCCTCCTACCGTAGAAGTCTGCTCATCGCAACGTTGGAGGGATTTCCGGCGGTTATTATTTTCCAGCTCCTTGGCGGTCCGTTTCTAACGGGTTATTTGCTTTATTTAGGAGCGACTTCAACTGAAATTGGTTTGGTGTTGGCTATTACAACCGTCGTCAATATCATTCAAATCGGGATGGCTGTGGTCATGCAAAAATTCAGAAACCGCAAACGAATGCTCCTTATATTTGCTTCCTCACACCGATTGCTTTGGACCTCTGTGGGCTTGATTCCTTTTTTATTTCCCAAAGATCTGTGGGTTGTCATGTATATTGTGCTTTATACGGCTGCCCATTTGGGAAATGCCGCGGGTGGAATCGTTTGGACCTCATTGATTAGCGATGCCGTGCCGGGTCCGGTTCGAGGACGATATTTTGGACTTCGCAACACGATATTAGGCGGGGTAAGTTCACTTGCTCTTTTCATTGGCGGACAAATATTAGATCGTTATCCAGGCGGGCAAGGCTTTAACTATTTATTTATCATTTGCAGCGTTTGTGTGGTGTTAAATATACTGGCCTTCGGTTTATATCCGAATCCACCCTTCGAGCCATCTACGGCATCGAATCCGGTAGGGATGATTGGGAAGCCATTGAAAGATCGCGCTTTTCTTAAAGCGATTCTCTTTTTGGCTTTGTTTTTATTCGTGCAAGGGGTAACCGTGCCGCTCTTCTCTTATGTCATGCTCAAGCTGATGAAAATTAATTATGAAACCGTCTCGTTAATTACGGTCGTTCATACCGTAGTCATGATGGCTAGTTACTATGTATGGGGCAATCTAAATGTGCGATACTCGGCTCAAACCTTGCTGCTGTGGTCCTTACCGATCATTGCGCTAGCTTGTTTATTATGGGGAGCGATTGCTTTCATTCCAGCGGTTGTTGTTCTGTATGCCGTTCATATCGTTCTTGGCGTTGGGCTGGGTGGGTTTAATCAGATGGTGTTCACGTTTACGATTGGCGACACACCGAAGAGCGAACGTCCGATGTATATTGCTACTTATTCAGCTATTACCGGCTTTGCCGCTTTCTTGGGGCCAATTTTTGGCGGAAAAGTATATGCCCTGATCACGGATACCCCGATGTGGGTGCAAATCTATGGTGTTTCTACTCTGGTTGGCGCTGTTTTACTTGTACTTGGACTGGTGGTTGGACGTATGGTTCTGGGAAAACAAATGAGGAGTGAAGCATTGTGA
- a CDS encoding leucyl aminopeptidase produces MFVKITDVTTGVFTSLMDNETGADAILLCLSEAELRQDDVLGLPQLDQALERMRAKGLFTGASGELEALPTHGLLPYAYVFVAGLGPAASRDTLRAAAVFAARKALALQFEHLALKLPSGFDSRSAASALTEGLLLGTYRIAAYRKNEPARAELRQAVLLTEAAADAALLEGAIAAAEAVAEGTNYARDLTNLPGNRLIPASIAEEAVRLAQHYGFACEVLDEHEIAARGMGGLAAVGAGSVNPPRMITLQYKGDPDSADVLGLVGKGVTFDTGGISMKKPDGMEEMISDMGGAATLLGALHVVGQLKPKVNLVVVIPTAENMTSGSAYRPGDIVTMLSGHSVEVLNTDAEGRIILADGLTYAKQLGANRLIDVATLTGAILICFADVATGAVTNDDEFLKPLLQAASAAGEKVWQLPNYPEYRAMLKSDVADIKNATSSDRWAGAITAGLFIGYFAEETPWIHLDTGGTAWLWSAKGIEPKGGTGVMVRTLAAYLCGDELN; encoded by the coding sequence ATGTTTGTTAAAATAACAGATGTAACGACTGGCGTATTTACGTCGTTGATGGATAATGAAACGGGGGCAGACGCCATCCTCCTCTGCCTAAGTGAAGCTGAGCTGCGCCAGGACGATGTCCTGGGACTACCGCAGCTTGATCAGGCCCTTGAGCGCATGCGCGCAAAGGGCCTATTCACGGGCGCCTCAGGCGAGCTCGAGGCGCTGCCGACCCACGGGCTGCTGCCGTACGCGTACGTGTTCGTTGCGGGGCTCGGCCCCGCAGCGTCACGCGATACGCTGCGCGCAGCCGCGGTGTTCGCAGCGCGCAAAGCGCTCGCGCTGCAGTTCGAACACTTGGCGCTGAAGCTGCCAAGCGGGTTCGACAGCCGGTCAGCCGCCTCGGCGCTGACCGAAGGGCTGCTCCTCGGTACGTACCGCATCGCGGCGTACCGCAAGAACGAGCCTGCGCGCGCGGAGCTGCGCCAGGCGGTACTGCTGACAGAAGCGGCTGCGGATGCAGCGCTTCTGGAGGGGGCGATCGCAGCCGCTGAGGCGGTTGCGGAGGGCACGAACTATGCCCGGGATCTCACGAACCTCCCGGGCAATAGGCTCATTCCGGCTTCCATCGCAGAGGAAGCCGTTCGGCTCGCCCAGCACTACGGCTTCGCTTGCGAAGTGCTGGACGAGCACGAGATAGCCGCCCGCGGGATGGGCGGCCTTGCCGCGGTTGGCGCAGGCAGCGTCAACCCGCCCCGCATGATCACCCTGCAGTATAAGGGTGATCCGGACTCCGCCGACGTGCTGGGCCTCGTCGGCAAGGGCGTGACCTTCGATACCGGCGGGATCTCGATGAAGAAGCCCGACGGCATGGAAGAAATGATCAGCGATATGGGCGGAGCCGCCACACTGCTCGGTGCCCTGCATGTCGTCGGTCAACTGAAGCCGAAAGTGAACCTTGTCGTGGTTATCCCTACGGCGGAGAACATGACGTCTGGCTCTGCCTATCGCCCCGGCGATATCGTGACAATGCTCAGCGGACATTCCGTGGAAGTATTGAATACTGATGCAGAAGGCCGTATTATATTGGCCGATGGCTTGACCTACGCCAAGCAGCTGGGAGCAAATCGCCTGATTGATGTTGCAACACTAACGGGAGCCATCTTAATCTGCTTCGCCGATGTCGCGACTGGCGCTGTTACGAACGATGACGAGTTCCTGAAACCACTTCTCCAAGCAGCCTCGGCGGCTGGAGAAAAAGTATGGCAGCTGCCAAACTATCCAGAGTATCGCGCTATGCTGAAAAGTGATGTCGCAGATATCAAGAATGCGACTTCATCCGATCGCTGGGCAGGAGCCATTACAGCAGGTCTGTTCATCGGCTACTTTGCTGAAGAAACGCCTTGGATCCATCTGGATACAGGCGGAACGGCTTGGTTATGGTCGGCCAAAGGCATCGAACCCAAAGGTGGAACAGGTGTCATGGTTCGTACTTTAGCGGCTTATCTGTGCGGGGACGAACTTAACTAG
- a CDS encoding aldo/keto reductase, giving the protein MRYSTFGKSGYNVSSLGFGAMNLPGVPLEQAREALNYALDHGINYIDTAAAYRNSEEIIGECISHRRQEYFLATKTGARDYETAKAEIERSLVRMKTDHVDLLQIHYVNYVSEFKKAMDIGGAYEAALEAQREGKVRFIGISGHRPDLLAKWIAKGQFSQILFHLNLAQPFALDELIPKATEMDLMKVAMKPLSGGFIQPVDRAIRYPYSQDVHVTISGMVSIKEVQENLAAQEQEVGDEERQELEQLAIELGQHDCRRCNYCSCPLEISIPDVMIASRFREKFGLLPKGDGFFQRQKDRIIGCADHDPCKEKPLCEEKCPYQLPMQSVVQKAASFY; this is encoded by the coding sequence TTGAGATATTCAACTTTCGGTAAATCCGGTTACAACGTTTCATCACTTGGATTTGGTGCTATGAATCTTCCAGGTGTACCTCTAGAACAAGCAAGAGAAGCATTGAACTACGCCTTAGATCACGGCATTAATTATATCGATACGGCAGCAGCATACCGGAATAGTGAGGAAATTATCGGCGAATGCATCTCCCATCGCAGACAGGAGTATTTTCTAGCGACGAAGACAGGGGCACGTGATTACGAGACGGCGAAAGCAGAGATTGAACGAAGCTTGGTTCGTATGAAAACAGACCATGTAGATCTACTGCAAATTCACTACGTGAACTATGTGAGTGAGTTTAAGAAAGCGATGGATATTGGTGGTGCCTATGAAGCTGCTCTTGAGGCTCAGCGGGAAGGGAAAGTGCGATTTATCGGCATTTCCGGACACCGTCCGGATTTACTTGCGAAATGGATCGCCAAAGGACAATTTTCGCAGATATTGTTTCATCTCAATTTGGCACAGCCGTTTGCACTTGATGAGCTGATTCCCAAAGCGACGGAGATGGATTTAATGAAAGTGGCGATGAAGCCTTTGTCCGGCGGGTTCATTCAACCGGTTGATCGTGCCATTCGCTATCCATACAGTCAAGACGTGCATGTGACGATCTCTGGGATGGTGAGCATCAAGGAAGTGCAAGAGAACTTGGCTGCACAGGAGCAGGAAGTAGGAGACGAGGAGCGCCAGGAGCTGGAACAATTGGCTATAGAGCTAGGTCAACACGATTGCAGACGCTGCAATTATTGTTCATGCCCGCTCGAAATCTCAATACCAGATGTGATGATTGCAAGTAGATTCAGAGAGAAATTCGGGTTGCTGCCGAAGGGTGACGGATTTTTCCAAAGACAAAAGGATAGAATAATAGGCTGTGCAGACCATGATCCATGCAAAGAGAAACCGCTTTGCGAAGAGAAGTGTCCTTACCAGCTGCCGATGCAGTCGGTGGTGCAGAAGGCCGCATCTTTTTATTAA
- a CDS encoding PepSY-associated TM helix domain-containing protein, whose product MRKLFLQIHLWISLLLGLFIVVICTTGSLLVIENDVEKWLHPQLYKPTPGHALLLDVQQSVEQAFPGFKMDRIDLPTGDGLYQVRLSKDVNGKASTQNVYVDPGSAHVLGPVGPNRNVFFTKVLQIHRYLLAQDVLGKANASIIVGFIGIGLIIILVTGAYLWWPGLRKFALGFRIIRNKGKLALNLGLHKTVGIVTIPFLLVFALTGTAYQLDKYVLGWFGLSTKTEVATSWSKTTKMNGSPLSVDTIVQNALERFPNHKLIRIQLPTKPDQTYQLAMKEGYSPSGSSNVNVYEDPYTGEILGKTNPNAPMAFYSAWKRGLHFAAWGGAPVRIGSFLMGMMPLLLMITGLVIWQFKARARRRSKSSSRINTSPPQAMAPTMSSAE is encoded by the coding sequence ATGCGTAAATTATTTTTACAAATTCATCTATGGATAAGTTTGCTTCTAGGCTTATTCATTGTTGTCATCTGTACGACAGGCAGTCTGCTTGTCATTGAAAATGATGTTGAGAAATGGCTACATCCACAGCTTTATAAACCTACGCCCGGTCATGCCCTGCTGCTCGACGTTCAGCAGAGTGTGGAGCAAGCTTTTCCAGGGTTCAAAATGGATCGAATCGATCTTCCAACAGGAGATGGTCTTTATCAGGTAAGACTATCCAAAGATGTGAATGGCAAAGCTTCGACGCAAAATGTTTACGTTGATCCAGGTTCCGCCCATGTACTTGGGCCTGTAGGACCTAATAGAAATGTCTTCTTTACGAAGGTTCTGCAAATACATCGTTATTTACTTGCTCAGGATGTACTTGGTAAAGCTAATGCTTCCATCATCGTCGGCTTCATAGGTATTGGTCTCATCATCATTCTAGTCACAGGTGCTTATCTATGGTGGCCCGGCCTTCGCAAATTCGCTCTTGGCTTCCGAATTATTCGAAACAAAGGTAAGCTTGCCCTGAATCTAGGTCTACATAAAACAGTAGGTATTGTAACCATTCCTTTCCTTCTCGTATTCGCCCTCACAGGTACGGCATATCAACTTGATAAATATGTGCTTGGATGGTTCGGATTGTCGACCAAAACCGAAGTAGCCACCTCTTGGAGCAAAACTACAAAGATGAACGGTTCACCGCTTTCGGTTGACACCATCGTTCAAAATGCGCTAGAACGATTTCCTAACCATAAGCTGATCCGAATTCAATTGCCCACAAAGCCTGATCAAACTTATCAGTTAGCAATGAAAGAAGGCTATAGTCCGAGTGGTTCCAGCAATGTGAATGTCTATGAAGACCCTTATACCGGCGAAATTTTAGGTAAAACCAACCCAAATGCTCCGATGGCGTTTTACAGTGCTTGGAAAAGAGGTTTGCATTTCGCAGCTTGGGGTGGTGCACCTGTAAGAATTGGGAGCTTCCTCATGGGTATGATGCCCTTGCTCCTCATGATTACAGGTTTGGTCATTTGGCAATTCAAAGCCAGAGCGCGCCGAAGAAGTAAAAGCTCTTCCCGTATCAACACATCTCCGCCACAAGCAATGGCTCCCACGATGAGTTCTGCCGAATAA
- a CDS encoding anti-sigma factor domain-containing protein codes for MNKGIVMEISDSSIIVMNPEGRFDKLPRGTRNCEVGEEILYAPVKRRMRVPQMAIVSGLAAAIVLCFVLVSTLTGSVPGGQVVAYVTIDINPSVEIGIDNDEVVQDLIGLNSDGVDLIQALVYKGKSLEAVTSDILDKAEQGALARGEGDIIISSTIVEQKTDVNDQEIATKLKAQVSKHIEQTHPDQVKNYEVTAFAAPQEVRQEAKANGVSAGKYAIYLNAVDNGAKVSLDDIKTVSIHQLAKDNGGIDKLVKPNKPIDKSSLQRLIADEKSGKLSEKIQQIQDEKSSKDKNNDKNDKNDKNNNGKNGNNGKATVKPTPSSKNDRNDNNNKNDNKNNNKNDNKNDKNGNDRNNDNKSSPKPNRSDDDNEDDSKKESSSKPRATSTPKPTEKPSGKPTSSSKPTDKPSDKQSQKPKSDDRSTIFPWSWSDRNKDSKNHDDNKD; via the coding sequence ATGAACAAGGGAATCGTAATGGAAATAAGCGACAGCTCCATTATTGTCATGAATCCAGAGGGTCGGTTCGATAAGCTTCCGAGGGGAACGCGAAATTGTGAAGTTGGGGAAGAGATATTATACGCGCCCGTAAAGCGGCGAATGCGTGTACCGCAAATGGCAATTGTATCGGGACTGGCAGCGGCAATCGTACTATGCTTTGTCTTAGTATCAACGTTGACAGGAAGCGTTCCGGGTGGTCAAGTGGTTGCCTACGTAACCATTGATATCAATCCTAGTGTAGAAATAGGAATTGATAATGATGAAGTTGTACAGGATTTAATTGGGTTAAATTCTGATGGTGTTGATCTCATTCAAGCGTTAGTCTATAAGGGGAAGTCGTTAGAAGCTGTCACATCTGATATTTTAGACAAAGCCGAGCAGGGAGCACTTGCTAGAGGTGAAGGAGATATCATTATCAGCTCAACGATTGTAGAACAAAAAACGGATGTGAATGATCAGGAGATTGCCACAAAGCTGAAAGCTCAGGTCAGTAAGCATATCGAGCAAACTCATCCGGATCAAGTGAAAAATTATGAAGTGACCGCGTTCGCCGCCCCGCAGGAAGTAAGACAAGAGGCGAAGGCCAACGGTGTATCGGCCGGGAAGTACGCGATCTATTTAAATGCGGTAGACAATGGTGCGAAAGTATCTCTCGACGACATCAAAACGGTGTCGATTCATCAACTCGCGAAGGATAACGGCGGAATTGATAAATTAGTTAAGCCGAATAAACCGATTGATAAATCGTCTCTGCAAAGGCTAATCGCAGATGAAAAATCCGGGAAGCTCAGCGAGAAAATTCAGCAAATTCAGGATGAGAAATCGTCCAAAGACAAGAACAACGATAAAAATGATAAGAACGATAAAAATAACAATGGGAAGAACGGTAATAATGGCAAGGCTACGGTGAAACCAACACCGTCTTCGAAAAATGACAGGAACGACAATAATAATAAGAATGACAACAAGAACAACAACAAAAACGATAATAAGAACGATAAAAATGGCAATGATCGTAATAATGACAACAAATCATCGCCTAAACCGAACCGCTCGGATGATGACAATGAGGATGATTCGAAGAAAGAATCATCCTCAAAACCTAGAGCGACATCAACGCCAAAGCCTACTGAAAAACCTTCCGGTAAGCCAACAAGCTCAAGCAAACCAACGGATAAACCATCTGACAAGCAATCGCAGAAACCAAAATCAGATGATAGAAGCACCATTTTCCCTTGGAGCTGGAGTGATCGGAACAAAGACTCAAAAAACCACGATGATAACAAGGATTAG
- the sigI gene encoding RNA polymerase sigma factor SigI — MLLVLFKKFLGKKESHGQSEPHASSLEVTIHQIQAGDLRLRNQFIADYQPYVAKVTSRFCKRYIDPARDDEFSIALAAFNEAINQYSSVMGRSFLGFAETVMRRRLIDFLRKEQRFKGQIPYSSFDQEDDEDNLLNPIEVHQAIEAYEKQKGLEERRSEIMDFSRCLSDFDIDFSELTEASPKHDDSRQMLFGIGRTLAQDAELMRTLLTKRQLPIKELLEQVQVSRKTLERNRKYLIAIALIFNGPYPYLRDYLHIRE, encoded by the coding sequence GTGCTACTGGTACTATTCAAAAAGTTCCTTGGAAAGAAGGAATCCCATGGACAAAGTGAACCGCATGCCTCTTCCCTAGAGGTAACCATACATCAAATTCAAGCAGGAGACCTACGACTTAGGAACCAATTTATTGCTGACTACCAGCCCTATGTGGCAAAAGTTACGAGTAGGTTCTGCAAGCGATATATCGACCCTGCACGAGATGACGAATTCAGTATCGCATTAGCAGCGTTTAATGAAGCGATTAATCAGTATTCTTCCGTTATGGGGAGGTCTTTCCTAGGCTTCGCAGAAACGGTCATGCGGAGGAGATTAATTGATTTCTTACGCAAAGAACAGCGTTTCAAAGGACAGATTCCTTACAGCTCGTTCGATCAAGAAGATGATGAAGATAACCTACTCAATCCAATTGAGGTTCATCAAGCTATCGAAGCTTATGAAAAGCAAAAGGGACTTGAAGAACGGCGAAGTGAAATTATGGATTTTAGCCGATGTTTAAGTGATTTTGATATCGATTTCTCTGAATTGACAGAAGCATCCCCTAAACACGACGATTCCCGGCAAATGCTGTTCGGTATCGGCCGCACGCTAGCACAGGATGCAGAGCTTATGCGTACTCTTCTGACGAAACGGCAGCTGCCGATTAAAGAGCTGCTGGAGCAAGTCCAGGTTTCCCGGAAAACATTGGAGCGAAACCGTAAGTATTTGATTGCGATAGCTCTTATTTTTAACGGACCCTACCCTTACTTGCGAGATTATTTGCATATTCGAGAATGA
- a CDS encoding helix-turn-helix domain-containing protein — protein sequence MEPGNHFGKFLETLRGKLSLRKVASKSGLSHAYIRDLELGRNRTTNDVIKPSPDTLRKLSQAYQYPYTDLLIKAGYLEEAASSQTSFQIHLDNVWYVEFGIKSIQYVSPDGIMEENVESLVAFTSFIEALTDHHFVKLDMHLFVNLNKIKKYAPSEGKLYFNDYEEGPSVTIAAMPQKKYHQILLEYEARNTGFVVDAESSPRHSSLKAKFLT from the coding sequence TTGGAACCCGGCAATCACTTTGGCAAGTTTCTCGAGACGTTACGAGGTAAATTGTCCTTGCGTAAAGTTGCAAGTAAAAGCGGCTTGTCTCATGCCTATATTAGGGATCTAGAGCTCGGTCGTAATCGTACCACGAATGACGTCATCAAGCCATCCCCTGACACTTTGAGAAAGCTATCACAAGCATACCAATATCCTTACACAGATTTACTTATAAAAGCAGGTTATTTAGAAGAAGCTGCGTCTTCGCAAACTTCTTTTCAAATCCATTTAGATAACGTTTGGTATGTTGAGTTTGGTATCAAATCGATACAATATGTTTCGCCTGATGGGATCATGGAAGAGAACGTAGAATCTCTTGTGGCGTTCACGAGTTTCATAGAAGCATTAACGGATCACCATTTTGTGAAACTGGACATGCATCTATTCGTCAATCTGAACAAAATAAAAAAGTATGCCCCCTCAGAAGGCAAACTTTATTTTAATGACTATGAAGAAGGTCCTAGTGTCACCATCGCCGCTATGCCGCAAAAGAAATATCACCAGATTCTTCTTGAGTATGAGGCTCGCAATACAGGGTTTGTTGTGGATGCTGAATCTAGCCCCCGGCATTCATCTTTGAAAGCCAAGTTCCTTACCTAG
- a CDS encoding LytR/AlgR family response regulator transcription factor produces the protein MNPHLELYKITVLLPSKWTKLAVSEHKLTGCNEPWVRGLECDERMGHRFTVAIVEDNYWAGKLLESYCQQCGLRVISIISEGEQLIQVYDQLQPDIMLVDIGLEGKLDGITMVQSLRSAGYRQKVIMVSGTTNIDHVLTSFHDLGSLYFLSKPVMLPKFQAAIRKAIAEIQLERSQLEEAPKPRTTTWITVKNQKSELPISEDSILFIEKEEKRLTRIHLMNGAHMESSTNLTDILAQSSPHMFSPFKGFLVNLRHVVSYVKESGFPTSRRFLIHLNHTPVKVPLSRNLQKDFAKLLQELQ, from the coding sequence ATGAATCCACACTTAGAACTATACAAGATAACCGTTCTTTTGCCTTCAAAGTGGACTAAGTTGGCTGTTTCTGAGCATAAGTTGACAGGATGCAATGAGCCATGGGTGAGAGGATTGGAGTGCGATGAACGTATGGGACACCGTTTCACAGTGGCCATCGTGGAAGATAACTATTGGGCAGGCAAATTACTCGAAAGTTATTGCCAGCAATGTGGATTGAGAGTCATCTCCATCATTTCGGAAGGCGAACAGCTCATACAAGTATACGATCAGCTTCAGCCTGACATTATGCTAGTGGACATAGGATTGGAAGGGAAATTAGATGGCATCACGATGGTTCAGTCTTTGCGAAGCGCTGGCTATCGGCAGAAAGTCATTATGGTTAGCGGAACGACGAATATTGACCATGTTTTGACAAGCTTTCATGACCTAGGATCTCTCTACTTCCTGTCCAAGCCAGTAATGCTGCCAAAGTTTCAAGCGGCTATTCGGAAGGCCATCGCGGAGATACAGCTAGAACGCAGTCAATTGGAAGAAGCCCCAAAGCCTAGAACGACAACATGGATTACTGTCAAAAATCAAAAATCAGAATTGCCTATTTCCGAAGATTCCATCCTCTTCATTGAGAAGGAAGAGAAGAGATTGACCAGGATCCATCTCATGAATGGAGCACATATGGAATCCAGCACGAATTTAACGGATATACTGGCACAGAGCTCTCCTCATATGTTCAGTCCATTCAAAGGTTTTCTGGTCAACTTGCGTCATGTGGTATCGTATGTAAAAGAAAGTGGATTCCCCACTTCGAGAAGATTTCTAATCCATTTGAACCATACGCCCGTTAAAGTTCCACTAAGCAGGAATCTACAAAAGGATTTTGCGAAGCTTCTGCAGGAACTTCAATAA
- a CDS encoding DUF4912 domain-containing protein has translation MKALPIAGFEVPDRYHKDILHLMIVDAHSLYVYWEISDRRRWLVSQHFECGYESMPKVIRLYDVTSLYFNGSNAHGYWDVTTTSEANNWYLHHLSAGRTYLADIGTYTWEREFIPLLRSNCVATPKDTETKWGEPVQTTVPEAEAERINNRIKPYFFENIQAYSPYVR, from the coding sequence TTGAAGGCATTACCTATCGCAGGGTTCGAGGTTCCGGATCGATATCACAAGGACATACTCCATCTTATGATAGTGGACGCACATTCGCTCTATGTATATTGGGAAATCAGCGATAGGCGGAGATGGCTTGTTTCTCAGCATTTTGAGTGCGGCTATGAGTCAATGCCCAAAGTGATACGTTTGTACGATGTGACCAGCCTATATTTCAATGGCAGTAATGCACATGGATACTGGGATGTAACAACGACGTCTGAAGCTAACAACTGGTATCTTCACCATCTAAGTGCAGGCCGCACTTACCTTGCAGATATTGGTACCTACACTTGGGAGCGCGAGTTCATTCCTCTTCTTCGTTCCAATTGTGTTGCCACACCTAAAGATACCGAAACCAAATGGGGAGAACCGGTGCAAACGACTGTACCAGAAGCCGAAGCTGAACGAATTAACAATCGAATCAAACCCTATTTTTTTGAAAATATACAAGCCTATTCTCCCTATGTGAGGTGA